From one Pseudactinotalea sp. HY158 genomic stretch:
- a CDS encoding stealth family protein, whose product MTDLLAAHGVDTFLIPDPVGTVGRLGVRGSSWNVMLSALAEFAPAWLFGEEHRYSRPGTEVGPIIVRDQVPSFAASNRIHVIDPVVTVVGGRVVAALGLAAAVTVECWSEDGGGRAIAPVWNPYAEDVDLGTPATFNSRYGDFATLPELAAPNIFDISFPIDVVYTWVDGSDPAWVVRKRAAVEQLSGESMTEDAAADLRFVDHDELRYSLRSIEQYAPWVRHIYIVTDRQRPAWLKADHPRITVVDHTDIAPPGASLPTFNSHAIEANLHRIEGLSEHFLYFNDDVFLSSPVGPDLFFSANGIAHMYLSKAQVSSGEPVPGEPASDSAGKNARRMVMEVSGRRLSRKLFHTPFALQRSVTEEIEARWPADVAGTRSARFRRISDVTLAGALHMNYAYAVGRAVTRGIRYRYVNVGAEDAETRLARLYKDRHVLQTFCLNEATQEQDPAAIDQLVRRFLERRFPDVSTFELIDDE is encoded by the coding sequence GTGACCGATCTCCTCGCAGCACATGGGGTCGACACGTTCCTGATTCCGGATCCAGTCGGCACGGTGGGACGTTTGGGCGTTCGAGGAAGCTCCTGGAACGTGATGTTGAGCGCACTCGCAGAGTTTGCGCCGGCATGGCTGTTCGGGGAGGAACATCGCTACTCGCGACCCGGAACGGAAGTCGGACCGATCATCGTGCGTGATCAGGTGCCTTCGTTCGCAGCGAGCAATCGGATTCACGTCATCGACCCGGTGGTCACCGTGGTCGGCGGTCGCGTCGTAGCGGCTTTGGGGTTGGCGGCGGCCGTCACAGTCGAGTGCTGGAGCGAAGATGGAGGCGGGCGCGCGATCGCGCCAGTCTGGAACCCATACGCCGAAGATGTCGATCTCGGGACGCCGGCGACGTTCAACTCCCGCTACGGAGACTTCGCGACCCTTCCGGAATTGGCCGCGCCCAACATCTTTGACATCTCATTCCCGATCGATGTGGTCTACACGTGGGTCGATGGTAGTGACCCCGCATGGGTGGTGCGCAAGCGCGCCGCGGTCGAGCAGCTCTCGGGCGAATCGATGACAGAGGACGCTGCGGCCGACCTGCGATTCGTCGACCACGACGAGCTACGCTATTCGTTGCGATCGATCGAACAGTATGCGCCGTGGGTGCGCCACATCTACATCGTGACCGATCGTCAGCGTCCGGCCTGGCTCAAGGCCGACCACCCTCGCATCACCGTGGTGGACCACACCGATATCGCTCCCCCGGGGGCGTCACTGCCGACCTTCAACTCGCACGCCATCGAGGCCAACCTGCACCGTATCGAGGGTTTGAGCGAACACTTCCTCTATTTCAACGACGACGTGTTCCTCTCGTCGCCGGTGGGCCCGGACCTGTTCTTCAGTGCGAACGGGATCGCTCACATGTACCTGTCGAAGGCGCAGGTCTCCTCGGGTGAACCGGTCCCGGGCGAGCCCGCGTCCGACTCCGCCGGCAAGAACGCGCGGCGGATGGTGATGGAGGTGAGCGGGCGGCGGCTCAGCCGAAAGCTCTTCCACACGCCCTTCGCGCTCCAGCGCTCCGTCACCGAGGAGATCGAGGCGCGCTGGCCCGCGGACGTGGCCGGCACCCGGAGTGCTCGGTTCCGCCGGATCAGCGACGTGACGCTTGCGGGTGCCCTGCACATGAACTACGCCTACGCCGTCGGCAGGGCCGTCACACGCGGCATCCGGTATCGCTACGTGAACGTGGGGGCCGAGGACGCCGAAACCCGCCTCGCCCGGCTGTACAAGGATCGGCACGTGCTCCAGACGTTCTGCCTGAACGAGGCCACGCAGGAGCAGGATCCGGCAGCCATCGACCAGTTGGTGCGACGATTCCTCGAACGGCGCTTCCCCGACGTCAGCACATTCGAGTTGATCGATGACGAGTGA
- a CDS encoding stealth conserved region 3 domain-containing protein produces the protein MKIVYFVTTIDAGAGTERAIIDQANPFARDGDAVELLSIYRETGSPTFSVHGDINVRYIMDAPLQSPGTGATLSQRLREADAPSRLIPIEWDDQFCASSDVLVQDVLRSLECDVLVTTTPALAYLATRFAPEHVVVVGQEHRATGARSRASFEPLSIAAPQLDCLVSLTQRSTSWLEDRLGDRAPHLETVPNAIPASFYPQSNLSSDTILGAGRLVRSKGFGDLIEAFARVADDHPTWRLRIHGDGPDMARLRGIARRVNLESRIDITPSVPDLQTEWAKASIFAMAFRGVEGLPLVALEAMAAGLPLVAYDCETGPAEIIDDEVNGFLIPWGEVDALAAALTQLMGDSLLRARLAEGSRNVSDRFSAANIHHRWRTLYADLLDQARATPGRIARTAGTAVASTTVHSESPPTSVDDRASFSIVPEVMPVHRLRTPQLADRNLGRTVEMFDTAQIPYFWIPGYDASRHCIAMPESVRRDVVEIIQNSADPSLEVYGLRGNSRLTVEPWRPGAGQLLPILFHTASVLRLSFTVTDSTGTLREGPAGCDIEFWPEDEAGDLVPPRNNRIADRVAASELTRLEAVTIDSRRVPTLPLATRHLWSSVQFPIDVVYTWVDDTDLAWQQRRNTLRDSDNAGLHHEATSAARFRNRDELRYSLRSLEEYAPWVRNVYLVTAGQRPAWLRSDSDRLTVVDHEEIFPDPSVLPTFNSHAIEANLHRIEGLSEHYLYLNDDTLLARANPPELYFTGSGLTRFFTSPVKINGERLNPPPHIAAGLNTRRILETDFGMTVTQGMLHTPHAQRLSMLKEIEERYATQWKRTSAQRFRGPDDLAIPSSLSHYYGYATGRSVPGSIRYTYVPLGSEHLGRSLTNALRHQHHIVTLGEPAIPIPDPEAVDFAVDNFLEDLLPIPSSFEL, from the coding sequence ATGAAGATCGTCTACTTCGTCACCACGATCGATGCGGGCGCGGGAACCGAGCGCGCAATCATCGACCAGGCTAACCCCTTCGCTCGGGACGGAGACGCTGTCGAACTACTGAGCATTTACCGGGAAACCGGATCCCCGACCTTCTCGGTTCACGGCGACATCAACGTGCGATACATCATGGACGCTCCGTTGCAAAGTCCCGGAACCGGAGCGACACTCTCGCAGCGACTCCGCGAGGCGGACGCGCCGTCGCGCCTCATCCCAATCGAGTGGGACGATCAATTCTGCGCCAGTTCGGACGTGCTCGTCCAGGACGTTCTCCGCTCGCTTGAGTGCGACGTGCTCGTGACCACGACACCGGCCCTCGCCTACCTGGCGACCAGGTTCGCGCCTGAGCATGTGGTGGTGGTTGGGCAGGAGCACCGCGCCACCGGAGCACGAAGCCGCGCCTCGTTCGAACCACTGTCCATAGCAGCGCCACAACTCGACTGCCTCGTCTCCTTGACCCAACGCTCGACGTCCTGGCTCGAAGACCGACTCGGCGACCGCGCCCCGCACCTCGAGACCGTTCCCAATGCTATTCCCGCTAGCTTCTATCCACAGTCGAACCTGAGTTCGGACACTATTCTAGGAGCCGGCCGCCTCGTTCGAAGCAAAGGGTTCGGAGACCTGATCGAGGCGTTTGCACGAGTGGCCGACGACCATCCAACGTGGCGACTGCGCATCCACGGCGATGGACCCGATATGGCGCGACTGCGTGGCATCGCACGGCGAGTAAATCTAGAGTCGCGTATCGATATCACGCCAAGCGTGCCGGACCTGCAGACCGAGTGGGCCAAGGCGTCCATCTTTGCAATGGCGTTCCGAGGAGTCGAGGGGCTTCCGCTCGTCGCGCTGGAGGCAATGGCGGCTGGGCTACCGCTCGTCGCCTACGACTGCGAGACCGGGCCCGCCGAGATCATCGACGACGAAGTGAATGGATTCCTCATCCCATGGGGTGAGGTGGATGCGCTCGCCGCAGCGCTGACACAGCTTATGGGAGACTCGCTGCTGCGCGCCCGGCTAGCGGAAGGGTCACGCAACGTCTCCGACCGGTTCTCCGCTGCAAACATCCACCACAGGTGGCGTACGTTGTACGCCGACTTACTCGACCAAGCCAGAGCCACACCAGGGCGGATCGCACGCACAGCAGGCACAGCCGTAGCGAGTACGACCGTCCACTCGGAGTCGCCCCCGACATCGGTCGATGATCGTGCCTCCTTCAGCATCGTTCCTGAAGTCATGCCAGTCCACCGCCTGCGGACACCACAACTCGCCGACCGCAACCTCGGCCGAACCGTCGAAATGTTCGACACCGCGCAAATTCCCTATTTCTGGATACCCGGATATGACGCAAGCCGGCACTGCATCGCCATGCCGGAATCGGTGCGCCGCGATGTCGTCGAAATCATCCAGAACTCCGCTGACCCGTCACTTGAGGTCTACGGCCTTCGCGGAAACTCGCGTTTGACCGTGGAGCCGTGGCGCCCCGGCGCGGGCCAGCTACTGCCGATCCTCTTCCACACAGCGTCTGTTCTGCGGCTCTCCTTCACCGTGACCGACTCAACGGGCACACTTCGGGAAGGGCCCGCTGGCTGCGACATCGAGTTCTGGCCCGAGGATGAAGCCGGGGATCTCGTGCCGCCGCGCAATAACCGAATCGCAGATCGCGTCGCCGCGTCGGAATTGACGCGGCTTGAGGCCGTGACGATCGACTCCCGCCGCGTTCCGACTTTGCCGTTGGCGACACGTCACCTCTGGTCTTCGGTCCAGTTCCCTATCGATGTCGTGTACACATGGGTAGATGACACTGATCTTGCATGGCAGCAACGCCGAAACACGTTGCGAGACAGCGACAACGCCGGACTGCATCATGAGGCGACAAGCGCCGCCCGCTTCCGCAATCGCGATGAGCTACGTTATTCGCTCCGCTCGCTCGAGGAATACGCCCCGTGGGTCCGCAATGTCTACCTCGTCACGGCAGGCCAACGGCCAGCTTGGCTGCGGTCCGACTCGGACCGCTTGACCGTCGTGGATCATGAGGAGATCTTCCCGGATCCATCCGTGCTGCCAACCTTCAATTCACACGCGATCGAGGCGAACCTCCACCGTATCGAAGGGTTGAGCGAGCATTACCTCTACCTGAACGACGACACCCTCCTGGCACGTGCCAACCCTCCCGAACTCTACTTCACAGGGAGCGGGCTGACTCGGTTCTTCACATCACCGGTCAAAATCAACGGCGAGCGCCTCAATCCGCCGCCCCACATCGCAGCCGGATTGAACACGCGACGGATCCTCGAGACCGATTTCGGAATGACGGTCACCCAGGGCATGCTGCACACTCCGCACGCACAGCGACTCTCCATGCTCAAGGAGATTGAGGAACGGTATGCCACCCAGTGGAAGCGTACTAGTGCACAGCGCTTCCGGGGGCCGGACGACCTGGCAATCCCCTCGTCTCTCTCCCACTATTATGGGTACGCGACTGGAAGGAGCGTTCCTGGCTCGATCAGGTACACGTACGTACCACTGGGCAGCGAACACCTCGGGCGCTCGCTGACGAATGCCCTGCGGCACCAGCATCACATTGTGACCCTGGGAGAGCCCGCAATCCCGATTCCCGACCCCGAAGCTGTTGACTTCGCAGTAGACAATTTCTTGGAGGATTTGCTACCCATCCCGAGTTCCTTCGAGCTCTAA
- a CDS encoding stealth family protein, translating into MAARRLLAKIKRGAPWHRLGPEAPTRIHKNRAANLIDLHAARAALKQAALSATSGLPAELAPLEDRRPLNITTSSPAQVLHELKKIRLLRESIHETVSGETATLTPAPYHFGPHTHEPGLRVLIREVANRDIRAFDPGRHQWPVSNVDGPIDVVYTWVDGSDDEWRRRRDATLARITAMHGSRRWHTNATDSSRFIDSDELRYSLRSVFTFANWVNHIYIVTDRQVPQWLDLSHPKISIVDHSEILPRLTFNSHAIESALHRIPDIAERYLYLNDDVFFGRLAYPSDFFHPTGLAKFFPSDLPVYPGPPSIEDPPIMAAAKNGRDLIARRFGLTVTSKIRHTVHPQLRDVVEQMERESPREFELTRSSPFRAPTDISVASSLHHWYASALGRAVADEPNYLYLDISKPKSWQDLDGLAALRRYDTFCLNQEESGPYSVLARRELAKFLPKYFPLPAPWERDNT; encoded by the coding sequence ATGGCAGCCCGCCGACTGCTGGCGAAGATCAAGCGGGGCGCCCCCTGGCACCGGCTAGGCCCGGAAGCACCGACACGCATTCATAAGAATCGCGCCGCGAATCTAATCGACCTACACGCGGCGCGCGCGGCTCTGAAACAAGCTGCCCTGTCGGCGACGAGCGGCCTCCCTGCCGAATTGGCGCCCCTTGAGGACCGCCGCCCCCTGAACATCACGACGAGCAGCCCCGCCCAGGTACTCCACGAACTAAAAAAGATCCGTTTACTACGAGAATCGATTCACGAGACCGTGTCGGGCGAGACGGCCACTCTCACCCCAGCGCCATATCATTTCGGCCCACACACCCATGAACCCGGACTGAGGGTCCTTATTCGGGAGGTGGCGAATCGTGATATTCGCGCCTTCGATCCAGGCAGGCACCAATGGCCCGTCTCGAACGTCGATGGCCCAATCGACGTCGTCTATACCTGGGTTGATGGATCCGATGATGAGTGGCGTAGACGCCGGGACGCCACGCTCGCGCGCATTACTGCCATGCACGGTAGTCGGAGATGGCACACGAACGCCACAGACTCCTCCCGATTCATCGACTCCGATGAACTCCGCTACTCGCTTCGGTCGGTCTTCACGTTTGCCAATTGGGTCAACCACATCTACATCGTCACCGACCGGCAAGTACCGCAGTGGCTCGATCTCTCCCATCCGAAGATCTCCATCGTCGATCATAGTGAAATTCTTCCAAGACTAACATTTAATTCACATGCGATCGAGTCGGCGCTACACCGCATTCCCGATATCGCCGAAAGATATCTGTACCTAAATGATGACGTCTTCTTCGGACGACTAGCGTACCCGAGCGACTTCTTCCACCCAACGGGCCTCGCGAAGTTCTTCCCATCCGATCTACCAGTCTATCCAGGGCCACCATCCATTGAGGATCCGCCGATCATGGCCGCCGCCAAGAACGGACGAGACCTCATCGCGCGGCGATTCGGCCTGACGGTCACCTCCAAGATTCGGCACACGGTGCATCCCCAACTCCGCGACGTCGTGGAGCAAATGGAACGGGAGAGCCCGCGCGAGTTCGAACTCACGAGGAGTTCCCCGTTCCGCGCACCGACCGATATCTCCGTAGCTTCATCACTACATCACTGGTATGCCTCTGCCCTCGGCAGAGCAGTGGCAGACGAGCCGAATTACCTCTACCTGGACATCAGCAAACCGAAGTCGTGGCAGGACTTGGATGGCCTCGCAGCGCTGCGCCGTTACGACACGTTCTGCCTCAATCAAGAGGAGTCGGGCCCCTACAGCGTCCTGGCCCGGAGAGAACTCGCCAAGTTCCTGCCGAAGTATTTCCCGCTGCCCGCGCCCTGGGAACGCGACAACACGTAG
- a CDS encoding glycosyltransferase: protein MTSDPTVPRSVSVTVVVPTFRRERDAADQAERFAGMTMVARVLVVDQGSTLATYEPFIELRRREAKIELIDQPNLGGSGGYARGMLESLTSPEHAVYLSDDDAQISEESLALMLAHQGQADRPTIVGTAMYAADDPELQISGPEAVRGADFMWGPAGDASPNYTGWWGTLLPPGTVAELGLPAPYFLKWDDAEYGLRATRAGYDTVVPPGANVWHPTWNAFATQMSWTARILHRNRLATAAACGAGRGVIRSSLLHQGKHILAGHHLTATLWAAGIDQFLAGPGTWLGRDLTHARADGQRVVEGWNEDHLEVATDLAVTHAGPLPAARAAVRALANLVGPARPPRIVCELPADEVTWRTTLGADAVIVTGPDGSRAGTLIADGPTARRLLATTLRQHWALARRWRQLCRSYHRALPKVTTRAAWERMIAAAEEAERPAKDD, encoded by the coding sequence ATGACGAGTGACCCCACGGTTCCTCGGTCGGTCTCGGTCACGGTCGTGGTGCCCACGTTCCGTCGCGAACGCGACGCCGCAGATCAGGCTGAGCGGTTCGCCGGAATGACGATGGTGGCGCGCGTGCTCGTGGTCGACCAGGGCTCCACCTTGGCGACCTACGAACCGTTCATCGAACTCCGGAGGCGGGAAGCCAAGATCGAGCTCATCGATCAGCCCAACCTCGGCGGCTCGGGCGGCTACGCCCGCGGAATGCTCGAGTCGCTCACCTCACCGGAGCACGCCGTCTACCTCTCGGACGACGACGCCCAGATCTCCGAGGAGTCGTTGGCGCTCATGCTCGCCCACCAAGGGCAAGCCGACCGGCCCACCATCGTGGGCACGGCGATGTACGCGGCCGACGACCCCGAACTGCAGATCTCCGGTCCGGAGGCGGTCCGCGGCGCGGACTTCATGTGGGGGCCGGCCGGGGACGCGTCGCCGAACTACACCGGCTGGTGGGGCACGCTCCTGCCGCCGGGAACGGTGGCCGAGCTCGGCCTGCCGGCCCCGTACTTCCTCAAATGGGACGACGCCGAGTACGGCCTGCGGGCCACCCGGGCCGGCTACGACACCGTGGTGCCGCCCGGAGCGAACGTGTGGCACCCGACCTGGAACGCGTTCGCCACCCAGATGAGCTGGACCGCCCGCATCCTGCACCGCAACCGGCTGGCCACCGCCGCCGCCTGTGGTGCGGGCCGGGGCGTCATCCGCTCTTCCCTGCTCCACCAGGGCAAGCACATTCTCGCCGGCCACCACCTCACCGCCACCCTCTGGGCGGCCGGGATCGACCAGTTCCTCGCGGGCCCCGGGACCTGGCTCGGGCGCGACCTCACCCACGCGCGTGCCGACGGCCAACGCGTCGTCGAGGGGTGGAACGAGGACCACCTCGAGGTGGCCACCGACCTGGCGGTCACGCACGCCGGGCCGCTGCCCGCAGCGCGGGCGGCCGTGCGCGCGCTGGCGAACCTGGTCGGGCCGGCGCGCCCGCCGCGCATCGTCTGCGAGCTGCCTGCGGACGAGGTGACGTGGCGCACGACCCTCGGCGCCGACGCGGTGATCGTGACCGGCCCGGACGGCTCCCGCGCCGGCACCCTCATCGCCGACGGCCCGACCGCCCGGCGGCTCCTGGCCACCACCCTGCGCCAGCACTGGGCCCTCGCCCGGCGATGGCGGCAGCTGTGCCGCAGCTACCATCGAGCGTTGCCCAAGGTCACCACCCGCGCGGCCTGGGAACGAATGATCGCCGCGGCCGAGGAGGCCGAACGCCCCGCAAAGGACGATTGA
- a CDS encoding CDP-glycerol glycerophosphotransferase family protein, producing MRIFKWDIADTAIALVATAGTILLLCDVFAVGLTVWAVAYCGMLARVIPRGGLSAGRAVGRQLTARIILAFGVAGLVLHREPAVEWLAWLAIAVLVLAIRVETTLRKVSTYTGIRAENLPGLRLRPNRHGVDLAYVAVATLALPALLLLGVGGVAGWAWLAVAVIQVAAGVLVAAEALRRRRASRTSYEALPEALDRLAPRFVLYWDAPARSQYQLAMWLPHLERLGVPFYVMVRNAASYADAVSVAGGTPIVLCKTMQDAERARPESLRAAFYVNNAARNSHFVRFHELTHVQLLHGDSDKAPSYNPVTAMFDRIFVAGRAGRDRYSAHGIDIPAEKFRIVGRPQVVGIERATWTGGDLSGAGVLYAPTWQGYHDDAAYSSMGSAAAIARVVIEQGSRLIFRPHPYCHRDPGFRAIIEQVHELLRDDTRRTGRDHLFGEVAETEMSLIECFNAADVMIADVSGVLADFLYSEKPFLIVTDTSDTEEFVREFPLARAAYVVDGSPEAMRATLTEVATTDPLADMRRAQRTYYLGDFPEAGYEDAFLAAAAEAAGLRRPSPVAAESDR from the coding sequence GTGCGCATATTCAAGTGGGACATCGCGGATACGGCGATCGCCCTCGTCGCCACGGCGGGAACGATCCTGTTGCTCTGTGACGTGTTCGCGGTGGGCCTGACCGTTTGGGCCGTCGCCTACTGCGGGATGCTCGCGAGAGTGATCCCGCGCGGTGGCCTGAGCGCGGGCCGGGCCGTGGGGCGGCAGCTGACCGCCCGGATCATCCTCGCGTTCGGCGTCGCGGGGCTCGTGCTGCACCGCGAGCCGGCCGTGGAGTGGCTCGCCTGGCTCGCGATCGCGGTGCTCGTGCTCGCGATCCGCGTGGAGACGACGCTGCGCAAGGTCTCGACCTACACCGGCATCCGCGCCGAGAACCTGCCCGGCCTGCGCCTGCGACCGAACCGGCACGGGGTCGATCTCGCCTATGTGGCGGTCGCGACCCTCGCGTTGCCCGCGCTGCTGCTGCTGGGCGTCGGCGGCGTGGCCGGCTGGGCCTGGCTCGCGGTCGCCGTGATCCAGGTCGCCGCGGGCGTGCTCGTCGCCGCGGAGGCCCTCCGTCGCCGCCGCGCCTCGCGCACCTCCTACGAGGCGCTGCCCGAGGCGCTCGATCGGCTCGCGCCGCGCTTCGTGCTCTATTGGGACGCCCCGGCCCGCTCGCAGTACCAGCTGGCGATGTGGCTGCCGCACCTGGAACGGCTCGGTGTCCCGTTCTATGTCATGGTCCGCAATGCCGCGAGCTACGCCGACGCGGTCTCGGTCGCGGGCGGCACACCGATCGTGCTGTGCAAGACCATGCAGGATGCCGAGCGGGCCAGGCCGGAGAGCCTGCGGGCGGCCTTCTACGTGAACAACGCCGCCCGGAACTCCCACTTCGTGCGGTTCCACGAGCTCACCCATGTGCAACTCCTGCACGGCGACAGCGACAAGGCCCCGAGCTACAACCCCGTGACGGCCATGTTCGACCGGATCTTCGTGGCCGGGCGCGCCGGCCGCGATCGCTACTCCGCGCACGGAATCGACATTCCGGCGGAGAAGTTCCGGATCGTGGGCCGGCCGCAGGTCGTGGGGATCGAGCGGGCGACGTGGACGGGCGGCGACCTCTCCGGCGCAGGCGTGCTGTATGCGCCGACCTGGCAGGGCTACCACGACGATGCCGCCTACAGTTCGATGGGCTCCGCAGCGGCGATCGCACGAGTCGTGATCGAGCAGGGGAGCCGCCTGATCTTCCGGCCGCATCCCTACTGCCACCGGGACCCGGGATTCCGCGCCATCATCGAGCAGGTGCACGAGCTGCTCCGGGACGACACGCGGCGCACCGGGCGCGATCACCTCTTCGGCGAGGTGGCCGAGACCGAGATGTCGCTGATCGAATGCTTCAACGCGGCGGACGTGATGATCGCCGACGTCTCCGGTGTGCTCGCGGACTTCCTCTACTCCGAGAAGCCGTTCCTCATCGTGACGGACACCTCCGACACCGAGGAGTTCGTTCGCGAGTTCCCGCTCGCCCGGGCGGCCTACGTCGTGGACGGCTCCCCGGAGGCGATGAGGGCGACACTGACCGAGGTCGCAACGACGGACCCCCTGGCCGACATGCGGCGGGCACAGCGGACCTACTACCTGGGCGACTTCCCGGAGGCCGGCTATGAGGACGCATTCCTGGCGGCCGCCGCCGAGGCCGCCGGGCTGAGACGGCCGTCACCGGTCGCGGCCGAGTCGGATCGGTAG
- a CDS encoding CDP-glycerol glycerophosphotransferase family protein → MPPRKDTLKRRLRSSGGKLLRRFGLLPGGMPDGLGDDERLAGTGLEGEVLLFFPDTADSLYQLRGWYGPLRELHQAQGLTIVCMDSRLARLIRAELDVPVLTIAQESTLDELVARSTLKICLYVNYNPLNFLALRLRSVIHVSLLHGDSDKSVSVSNQVKAYDFSFVAGQAGIDRYARYTALFDAAARCIPVGRPSLDTDPVPPVLTRVDGARPVVLYAPTWEGGQASVAYGSLPTHAVALVSSLMDAGARVIYRPHPLTGVRVPSYGEADARLRELLAGADHTVSEGRALMDDFAAADLLICDISAVANDWLVTGKPIVITRPAGDLTREAATRLLEVAPRLSAADAPRAGELAVREITEDPGRDERIALAEYYLGDIRPGASLERFLTACRDLADLRDREWGRIEANEEGS, encoded by the coding sequence ATGCCCCCGCGTAAAGACACCCTCAAGCGACGACTGCGCTCCTCCGGCGGCAAGCTCCTTCGCCGCTTCGGGCTGCTCCCGGGCGGCATGCCCGACGGGCTCGGCGACGACGAGCGCCTCGCCGGAACCGGGCTCGAGGGCGAGGTCCTCCTCTTCTTCCCCGACACCGCCGACAGCCTGTACCAGCTGCGCGGCTGGTACGGCCCGCTCCGCGAGCTCCACCAGGCTCAGGGCCTCACGATCGTGTGCATGGATTCCCGCCTCGCCCGCCTCATCCGCGCCGAGCTCGACGTCCCGGTCCTCACGATCGCCCAGGAATCCACCCTCGACGAGCTCGTGGCCCGGAGCACCCTGAAGATCTGTCTCTACGTCAACTACAACCCTCTCAACTTCCTCGCCCTGCGGCTGCGCTCGGTCATCCACGTCTCCCTGCTCCACGGCGACTCCGACAAGAGCGTGTCGGTGTCCAACCAGGTCAAGGCCTACGACTTCTCCTTCGTCGCCGGGCAGGCCGGCATCGACCGCTACGCGCGCTACACGGCCCTCTTCGACGCCGCGGCCCGCTGCATCCCCGTGGGCCGACCGAGCCTCGACACCGATCCCGTCCCGCCCGTGCTCACCCGCGTGGACGGCGCCCGGCCCGTCGTGCTGTACGCCCCCACCTGGGAAGGGGGCCAGGCGAGCGTCGCCTACGGATCCCTGCCCACGCACGCCGTCGCGCTCGTCTCCTCGCTCATGGACGCCGGAGCTCGCGTCATCTATCGCCCTCACCCGCTCACGGGCGTGCGCGTGCCGAGCTACGGGGAGGCCGATGCGCGGCTGCGCGAGCTGCTCGCGGGTGCGGATCACACCGTGTCCGAGGGCCGCGCCCTCATGGACGACTTCGCGGCCGCGGACCTGCTCATCTGTGACATCTCCGCGGTGGCCAACGACTGGCTCGTCACCGGAAAGCCGATCGTCATCACGCGCCCGGCCGGGGACCTCACCCGGGAGGCCGCCACCCGGCTGCTCGAGGTCGCCCCGCGCCTGAGCGCCGCCGACGCGCCTCGCGCCGGCGAACTCGCCGTGCGAGAGATCACCGAGGACCCGGGGCGCGACGAGCGCATCGCCCTGGCCGAGTACTACCTCGGCGACATCCGGCCGGGTGCCTCCCTCGAGCGCTTCCTGACCGCCTGCCGCGACCTGGCCGACCTGCGCGACCGGGAATGGGGTCGAATCGAGGCGAATGAGGAGGGTTCGTGA
- a CDS encoding ABC transporter permease codes for MSRKTGYVAGEKRTTLEVIRELYRTRGILWVLIRRDLKVRYAESMLGYVWSVLEPLMMGVIYWFVFTVIFERKVGGDPYIIFLMAALLPWMWFTSGLTEGAKALRSQRRLVASTALPRQIWVLRSVGGKGIEFLFSIPVFVIFLIFYPPQVNAHVPFVLLGLLIQLVLLLGLGFLLSPIMMLFRDLEPLIRIATRALFYASPIIYSINDVLGTGMPEFLKVIYKLNPVTGIMEAYRAGFFPEQTHLDVIAIAGAISVLTLVVGWITFGRMERAVLKEI; via the coding sequence GTGAGTCGCAAGACAGGCTATGTGGCGGGGGAGAAGCGCACCACGCTCGAGGTGATCCGCGAGCTCTACCGCACCCGCGGGATCCTGTGGGTACTCATCCGCCGCGACCTCAAGGTGCGCTACGCCGAGTCGATGCTCGGGTACGTGTGGTCGGTGCTCGAACCGCTCATGATGGGCGTCATCTACTGGTTCGTGTTCACCGTGATCTTCGAGCGCAAGGTCGGCGGCGACCCCTACATCATCTTCCTCATGGCCGCGCTGCTGCCGTGGATGTGGTTCACCTCCGGCCTGACCGAGGGGGCCAAGGCGCTGCGCTCGCAACGGCGGCTCGTGGCCTCGACCGCCCTGCCCAGGCAGATCTGGGTGCTGCGATCGGTCGGGGGGAAGGGGATCGAGTTCCTCTTCTCGATACCCGTGTTCGTCATCTTCCTGATCTTCTACCCGCCGCAGGTCAACGCGCACGTTCCGTTCGTGCTGCTCGGCCTGCTCATCCAGCTCGTGCTGCTGCTCGGGCTCGGCTTCCTGCTCTCGCCGATCATGATGCTCTTCCGCGACCTCGAACCGCTCATCCGGATCGCCACCCGGGCGCTGTTCTACGCCTCGCCGATCATCTACAGCATCAACGACGTACTCGGCACCGGCATGCCCGAATTCCTCAAGGTGATCTACAAGCTCAACCCGGTCACCGGCATCATGGAGGCCTACCGGGCCGGGTTCTTCCCCGAACAGACCCACCTCGACGTCATCGCGATCGCCGGGGCGATCAGCGTGCTCACCCTCGTGGTCGGCTGGATCACGTTCGGGCGCATGGAACGCGCCGTGCTCAAGGAGATCTGA